One window of the Actinomycetota bacterium genome contains the following:
- a CDS encoding lipopolysaccharide biosynthesis protein, which translates to MTLPDDVARPISAEAARDHDLTRRTVSGLQWSALSGLASAVIQTVYTMVMSRLLEPRAFGLMAIGLVVVNLTGYFAQLGLGRAVIQKPELHDDEVRAAFGSSVGLGLIAAGVIWGLAPVFADLFTEPDAVGVLRALSPMFVLLGLGATADSLLRRYLRFRVRTIAGIISFGVGYLGVGIPMAAAGAGVYSLVGAVLSATALSTVMNYALVRHSIRPTVRLDAYRPLYSFGSRISLLSLTQYAGNNADTAAVGRFEVADLLGQYNRAFYLANLPMQYLLLSASQVLFPSFSAIQGDADRLGRTYLTVSSIAAAIVLPLLAGIGVAADDIVRVLLGPGWEEAASLVPLFVVAAGVKLLTQIASTVAEARGELNALLTRQAVYLVAFVALLIGASSRGLMAYAAAVIVAELVRHLLIVGHVRRSLELGRRGLAAVYVPAIVTVAVVAPAVFGVRVLVENGGLPLLVRFSSEALAGAIALAAAMRLPPLRSVRRELLDRLDQARVAQHGVVRSVVVVMLGPRPTR; encoded by the coding sequence GTGACGTTGCCCGACGACGTAGCGCGTCCGATCTCCGCCGAGGCGGCTCGCGATCACGATCTCACTCGCCGCACCGTCAGTGGTTTGCAGTGGTCCGCGCTGTCAGGTCTGGCATCTGCGGTCATCCAGACCGTCTACACGATGGTGATGTCGCGCCTACTCGAGCCCAGGGCCTTCGGGTTGATGGCGATCGGGCTCGTGGTCGTCAACTTGACCGGCTACTTCGCCCAGCTCGGTCTCGGCCGTGCGGTGATCCAGAAGCCGGAACTGCACGACGACGAGGTGCGGGCCGCGTTCGGTTCGAGCGTTGGTCTGGGCCTGATCGCGGCTGGCGTGATCTGGGGCCTGGCCCCGGTCTTCGCGGATCTGTTCACCGAACCCGACGCCGTCGGCGTGCTGCGGGCCTTGTCTCCGATGTTCGTCCTACTCGGTCTGGGAGCCACAGCTGACAGCCTGCTGCGCCGCTACCTGCGGTTCCGCGTGCGGACCATCGCGGGGATCATCTCGTTCGGCGTGGGCTACCTCGGTGTCGGGATCCCGATGGCCGCGGCCGGGGCGGGCGTCTACAGCCTCGTAGGGGCGGTCCTGTCCGCAACAGCGCTCTCGACGGTCATGAACTACGCCCTCGTGCGCCACTCGATCAGGCCGACCGTCAGGCTCGATGCGTACCGCCCGCTGTACAGCTTCGGGAGCCGGATCTCGCTGTTGAGCCTCACGCAGTACGCCGGTAACAACGCGGACACGGCTGCGGTCGGCAGGTTCGAGGTCGCCGATCTGCTGGGTCAGTACAACCGCGCCTTCTACCTCGCCAACCTGCCGATGCAGTACTTGTTGCTCAGCGCCTCGCAGGTGCTGTTCCCCAGCTTCAGTGCGATCCAAGGTGATGCCGACCGGCTGGGCCGTACGTACCTGACGGTCTCATCCATCGCCGCCGCGATCGTGCTGCCTCTGCTCGCGGGCATCGGGGTCGCAGCTGACGACATCGTGCGCGTGTTGCTGGGTCCGGGTTGGGAGGAGGCGGCGTCCCTGGTGCCACTGTTCGTCGTCGCCGCCGGCGTCAAGTTGCTGACCCAGATCGCCAGCACGGTGGCCGAGGCGCGCGGTGAACTCAACGCCTTGCTGACCCGGCAGGCGGTCTACCTCGTCGCCTTCGTGGCGTTGCTGATCGGCGCCTCGAGTCGGGGCCTGATGGCCTACGCAGCGGCCGTCATCGTGGCGGAGCTCGTCCGACACTTGCTCATCGTCGGCCACGTCCGCCGGAGCCTGGAACTGGGGCGGCGAGGTCTTGCCGCGGTGTACGTGCCCGCGATCGTCACGGTCGCGGTGGTCGCGCCCGCCGTGTTCGGCGTCCGCGTCCTCGTGGAGAACGGGGGTCTACCCCTGCTCGTTCGGTTCTCCAGCGAGGCGCTCGCTGGTGCGATCGCCCTCGCCGCGGCGATGCGACTCCCGCCTCTGCGATCCGTCCGTCGCGAACTGCTCGACCGGCTCGACCAGGCGCGGGTGGCTCAACACGGGGTCGTCCGCTCCGTGGTCGTGGTGATGCTGGGCCCGCGACCCACCCGATGA
- a CDS encoding serine acetyltransferase — MRVALGSDIYCRLPNEIHLPHPYGIVIHHDVVLGEGVIVMQQVTIGQRLPTEPQVPVIEDGVYIGAGAKVFGDIRIGHDAVIGANAVVTIDVPPGARVVGFNRLLPPPGGDPSRAR; from the coding sequence ATGCGCGTGGCGCTCGGGTCCGACATCTACTGCCGGCTGCCCAACGAGATCCACCTGCCCCACCCGTATGGGATCGTGATCCACCACGACGTCGTCCTGGGCGAGGGTGTCATCGTCATGCAACAGGTGACGATCGGTCAGCGCCTACCGACGGAGCCACAGGTGCCCGTGATCGAAGACGGTGTCTACATCGGGGCGGGAGCGAAGGTGTTCGGCGACATCCGGATCGGCCACGACGCCGTCATCGGCGCCAACGCGGTCGTCACGATCGATGTCCCGCCGGGGGCGAGGGTCGTTGGGTTCAACCGGCTCCTCCCGCCCCCAGGTGGCGACCCATCTCGAGCCCGGTGA
- a CDS encoding glycosyltransferase, whose protein sequence is MSGALLVARRDGAMPTGHTHFWETWAMAQTLRDLGFVVDVVHFHNRLFRPRGRYDLVIDVRWNLERWAPELDEHCVKVMHIDTAHTLFQNAAEMRRLLELQQRRGVTLQPRHNEPLNHAIEHADAATILGNDFTESTFAFAGKPLHRVPVATARTYDWPQERDVEVARKRFLWLGSRGLVHKGLDLVLEVFARNPDLHLTVCGPIEGEPDFVAAYGRELYETSNIETRGWIDVTGPEFEALATRTIALVYPSCSEGQAGSVATCMQAGLVPVCSYETGIDLGPDFGVILADSSIAAVEAAVRDLSQRGLGELESMARGAWEQARSHHTREAFVSRYRDAMRTILADHGVPTDERG, encoded by the coding sequence ATGAGCGGCGCGCTGCTGGTCGCCCGTCGGGATGGCGCCATGCCCACGGGTCACACCCACTTCTGGGAGACCTGGGCCATGGCGCAGACCCTGCGCGACCTCGGGTTCGTGGTCGACGTCGTGCACTTCCACAACCGCCTGTTCCGTCCCCGCGGCCGCTACGACCTCGTCATCGACGTCCGCTGGAACCTCGAGCGGTGGGCTCCCGAGCTCGACGAGCACTGTGTCAAGGTCATGCACATCGACACCGCGCACACGTTGTTCCAGAACGCTGCTGAGATGCGCCGACTCCTCGAGCTGCAGCAGAGACGGGGGGTGACGTTGCAGCCTCGACACAACGAGCCCCTGAACCATGCCATCGAGCACGCCGATGCGGCCACGATCCTGGGCAACGACTTCACCGAGTCGACGTTCGCGTTCGCTGGCAAGCCGCTGCACCGGGTCCCCGTCGCGACGGCGCGGACCTACGACTGGCCGCAGGAGCGTGATGTCGAGGTGGCGAGGAAGCGGTTCCTCTGGCTGGGTAGCCGCGGGCTGGTCCACAAGGGTCTCGATCTCGTTCTCGAAGTGTTCGCTCGCAACCCCGATCTGCACTTGACCGTCTGCGGCCCGATCGAGGGGGAGCCGGACTTCGTCGCGGCGTACGGACGCGAGCTGTACGAGACATCCAACATCGAGACCCGCGGCTGGATCGACGTGACCGGCCCGGAGTTCGAAGCTCTCGCGACGCGGACGATCGCGCTGGTGTACCCATCGTGTTCCGAGGGACAGGCAGGCTCGGTCGCCACGTGCATGCAGGCCGGCCTGGTACCGGTGTGCAGCTACGAGACCGGGATAGACCTCGGGCCGGACTTCGGTGTGATTCTGGCCGACTCGTCGATCGCAGCCGTCGAGGCGGCGGTCCGGGATCTGAGCCAGAGGGGGCTGGGCGAGCTCGAGAGCATGGCGCGCGGGGCCTGGGAGCAGGCGCGATCGCATCACACGCGTGAGGCGTTCGTGAGCCGTTACCGTGACGCGATGCGCACCATCCTCGCCGACCACGGCGTTCCCACGGACGAGCGGGGCTGA
- a CDS encoding SIS domain-containing protein translates to MTTAGDFRAVATEYLREFRSLLDALDITAIEAAVDALRRVRDDGGTVFIAGNGGSAATASHLANDLGKATRQSGQRPIRVQCLSDNIPWFSALANDEGYERVFAGQLENFAQPDDVLIVISASGNSTNLIRAVELAQVSSMVTVGLVGFDGGQLLELVDVAMWVKSEVGAYGPVESAHAVLADIVTTCLIRDTATA, encoded by the coding sequence ATGACTACCGCTGGCGACTTCCGCGCCGTGGCGACGGAGTACCTGCGCGAGTTCCGGTCGCTGCTCGATGCGCTGGACATCACCGCGATCGAGGCTGCGGTCGACGCGCTTCGTCGGGTGCGCGACGATGGAGGCACCGTCTTCATCGCCGGCAACGGTGGGAGCGCCGCGACCGCCTCCCACCTCGCCAACGATCTCGGGAAGGCGACGCGCCAGTCGGGTCAGCGTCCTATCCGGGTCCAGTGCCTGTCGGACAACATCCCCTGGTTCAGCGCGCTCGCCAACGACGAGGGCTACGAGCGGGTGTTCGCGGGTCAGCTCGAGAACTTCGCTCAGCCGGACGACGTCCTCATCGTCATCTCGGCGAGCGGTAACTCGACCAACCTCATCCGCGCGGTGGAGCTGGCACAGGTCAGCAGCATGGTCACGGTCGGGCTCGTGGGCTTCGACGGCGGCCAGCTGCTCGAGCTCGTCGACGTCGCGATGTGGGTGAAGAGCGAGGTCGGCGCGTACGGTCCCGTCGAGAGCGCGCACGCCGTGCTCGCCGACATCGTCACGACCTGCCTGATCCGCGACACCGCCACCGCATGA
- a CDS encoding HAD-IIIA family hydrolase, with protein MKRPTQAVVLAGGRGTRLAPITDHTPKAMVEFEGEPFLGHIVRMLAENGFDRVLLLLGYLPEAFTEHFGDGSAYGVQISYRSTEPDDLTAHRVLDAAELIDETFLLLYCDNYWPMRWDAMWDHLQRQGVRNQVTVYANDDGYTRHSVIVREGMCEVFDRTRTTPGLHGVEISYAILTKTDVLPLLPRDHQELFEQAVYPTLAERGELAAFWTGHRYYSVGGHERLPLTEAFLRREPAIILDRDGTLNERPPRAQYVTAPEEFRWLPGALEALEALTSAGYRIIVVSNQAGIGRGAMTESDLDAVTAKMLAEAEEVGARIEAFYHCPHDWDEGCHCRKPAPGMLEQAQRDHHLDLTRTFFIGDDERDAEAALAAGANWALVGPDGSLLDITSRLLVGELERNFMTVLPPAAT; from the coding sequence ATGAAACGACCCACGCAGGCCGTGGTGCTCGCTGGCGGACGCGGGACGCGCCTCGCCCCGATCACCGACCACACCCCGAAGGCGATGGTGGAGTTCGAGGGAGAGCCGTTCCTCGGCCACATCGTGCGCATGCTGGCCGAGAACGGCTTCGACCGTGTGCTGCTGCTCCTGGGGTACCTGCCGGAGGCGTTCACGGAGCACTTCGGCGACGGCAGCGCCTACGGCGTGCAGATCTCCTACCGCTCCACCGAGCCAGACGACCTGACGGCCCACCGGGTGTTGGACGCGGCGGAGCTCATCGACGAGACCTTCCTGCTCCTCTACTGCGACAACTACTGGCCGATGCGCTGGGACGCGATGTGGGACCACCTCCAGCGCCAGGGCGTGCGCAACCAGGTCACGGTCTACGCCAACGACGACGGCTACACACGGCACTCGGTGATCGTGCGCGAGGGCATGTGCGAGGTGTTCGACCGCACGCGCACGACCCCGGGACTGCACGGGGTCGAGATCAGCTACGCGATCCTGACGAAGACCGACGTGCTGCCCCTGCTCCCGAGGGACCATCAGGAGCTGTTCGAGCAGGCGGTCTACCCGACGCTGGCCGAACGGGGCGAGCTCGCCGCGTTCTGGACCGGCCACCGCTACTACAGCGTCGGCGGCCATGAACGCCTGCCCCTGACCGAGGCGTTCCTCCGGCGCGAGCCGGCGATCATCCTCGACCGTGACGGGACGCTGAACGAGCGGCCGCCCCGGGCGCAGTACGTCACCGCACCCGAGGAGTTCCGCTGGCTGCCCGGTGCGCTCGAAGCGCTCGAGGCGCTGACGTCGGCGGGCTACCGCATCATCGTGGTGTCGAACCAGGCGGGGATCGGGCGGGGCGCGATGACCGAGTCCGACCTCGATGCCGTCACCGCGAAGATGCTCGCTGAGGCCGAGGAGGTGGGCGCGCGCATCGAGGCGTTCTACCACTGCCCCCACGACTGGGACGAGGGCTGCCACTGCCGCAAGCCCGCGCCGGGCATGCTCGAGCAGGCACAGCGCGATCACCACCTCGACCTGACGCGCACGTTCTTCATCGGCGACGACGAGCGTGACGCCGAGGCGGCCCTCGCCGCTGGAGCGAACTGGGCGCTCGTAGGCCCGGACGGTTCCCTGCTGGACATCACCAGCCGGCTGCTCGTTGGCGAGCTCGAGAGGAACTTCATGACCGTCCTACCGCCTGCGGCTACTTGA
- a CDS encoding SDR family oxidoreductase gives MNERRPILVTGHRGYLGSVMAPYLFDHGYDVIGLDTGYFDDCTLVPDPVRIPAIDKDIRDLAPTDLRDLYAVIHLAALSNDPIGNLDVGWTEAINHDATVRLAELACAAGVRRFLFSSSCIMYGMNEAGVVDETSPLDPQTTYARSKVRSEEALREFATDEFSPTYVRNGTVYGISPRMRFDTVLNDLVAQALTTGRIEIHGDGAPWRPVIHVGDVARSFQAYLEAPREVVHDRAFNNGADHLNHQVRELAEFAAAAVPGAEVAVLDRASADRRTYRASFARFAETFPDFTWQPAADGAAQLARELEAAGVRAEDYTGDRYIRLRWLRRLMDERKLDDDLRWTEEAA, from the coding sequence ATGAACGAGCGCCGACCGATCCTCGTGACCGGCCACCGCGGCTACCTCGGTAGCGTCATGGCTCCCTACCTGTTCGACCACGGCTACGACGTGATCGGCCTGGACACGGGGTACTTCGACGACTGCACGCTGGTGCCGGACCCGGTGCGGATCCCCGCTATCGACAAGGACATCCGCGATCTGGCTCCGACCGACCTCCGGGACCTGTACGCGGTCATCCACCTCGCAGCCCTGAGCAACGATCCGATCGGCAACCTCGACGTGGGCTGGACCGAGGCGATCAACCACGACGCGACCGTGCGCCTCGCCGAGCTGGCATGCGCGGCCGGAGTCCGCCGGTTCCTGTTCAGCTCGAGCTGCATCATGTACGGCATGAACGAGGCCGGCGTGGTCGACGAGACCTCGCCGCTCGACCCGCAGACGACCTACGCCCGCTCGAAGGTCCGATCGGAGGAGGCCCTGCGCGAGTTCGCGACCGACGAGTTCTCGCCGACCTACGTCCGCAACGGGACCGTCTACGGCATCTCGCCCCGGATGCGGTTCGACACCGTCCTCAACGACCTGGTCGCCCAGGCCCTGACGACGGGGCGGATCGAGATCCACGGCGATGGCGCCCCGTGGCGCCCCGTCATCCACGTCGGCGATGTGGCACGGTCGTTCCAGGCCTACCTCGAGGCGCCCCGGGAGGTCGTCCACGACCGCGCCTTCAACAACGGCGCCGACCACCTCAACCACCAGGTGCGCGAGCTCGCCGAGTTCGCTGCCGCGGCGGTCCCCGGCGCGGAGGTCGCCGTGCTCGACCGCGCGAGCGCCGACCGTCGCACCTACCGCGCGAGCTTCGCGCGGTTCGCCGAGACGTTCCCCGACTTCACGTGGCAGCCCGCAGCGGACGGGGCCGCGCAGCTCGCGCGTGAGCTCGAGGCCGCGGGGGTGCGTGCCGAGGACTACACCGGGGACCGCTACATCCGTCTGCGGTGGCTCCGCCGCCTGATGGACGAGCGAAAACTCGACGACGACCTGCGCTGGACCGAGGAGGCCGCGTGA
- a CDS encoding dTDP-4-dehydrorhamnose 3,5-epimerase family protein, whose product MKEAGIDGVKVVPLRQIVDERGKIMHMLKATDEHFIAFGEIYFSCAWPGTIKAWHVHTTMTVNNAVLSGHAKLVMYDLREDSPTHGTLQEVFFGEDNYVLVQIPPGIANGYKAYGDKLVIMANAATEPHRPDEMRRIPYDSPDIPYDWALKHG is encoded by the coding sequence GTGAAGGAGGCAGGCATCGATGGGGTGAAGGTCGTCCCGCTGCGCCAGATCGTGGACGAACGCGGCAAGATCATGCACATGCTCAAGGCGACCGACGAGCACTTCATAGCGTTCGGCGAGATCTACTTCTCGTGCGCGTGGCCGGGCACGATCAAGGCATGGCACGTGCACACGACGATGACGGTGAACAACGCGGTGCTGTCGGGGCACGCCAAGCTCGTGATGTACGACCTGCGCGAGGACTCGCCGACCCACGGCACGCTCCAGGAGGTGTTCTTCGGCGAGGACAACTACGTCCTCGTGCAGATCCCCCCCGGGATCGCCAACGGCTACAAGGCGTACGGGGACAAGCTGGTCATCATGGCCAACGCGGCCACCGAGCCGCACCGCCCGGACGAGATGCGGCGCATCCCCTACGACTCCCCCGACATCCCCTACGACTGGGCGCTGAAGCATGGGTGA
- a CDS encoding GHMP kinase has product MGEVLRTDATLIVTRTPLRVSFAGGGTDLAVYYELEGGAVLSTAINRYVYVTVKRHSELFFEPIRLNYSRSEEVERIDEIENNIARECLKLLDIHPPIYISTVGDVPASTGLGGSSSFTVGLLNALHAYVGERVSPGQLAEEACQVEIDILGEPIGKQDQYAAAYGGMNLFRFLPDGRVTTEHARVSEKWHLFDNLLMFWTGHQRSASTVLTEQQEDTGSKLERLREMRDQADELFEIVRQPEVDLKAFGRVLHEGWVRKRTLASGISTGPIDTWYERALDAGAYGGKLCGAGGGGFLLFVVPVERRQAVREALDDLLQLAFRPESHGSEVVVPFHG; this is encoded by the coding sequence ATGGGTGAGGTCCTCCGGACCGATGCGACCCTCATCGTCACCCGCACCCCGCTCCGGGTGAGCTTCGCGGGTGGCGGGACCGACCTCGCGGTGTACTACGAACTGGAGGGCGGGGCGGTCCTGTCGACGGCGATCAACCGCTACGTCTACGTCACCGTCAAGCGGCACAGCGAGCTGTTCTTCGAGCCCATCCGACTCAACTACTCGCGCAGCGAGGAGGTCGAGCGGATCGACGAGATCGAGAACAACATCGCGCGCGAGTGCCTCAAGCTGCTCGACATCCACCCACCGATCTACATCTCCACCGTCGGCGACGTCCCCGCTTCGACCGGACTGGGCGGGTCGAGCTCGTTCACGGTGGGATTGCTGAACGCCCTCCACGCGTACGTGGGAGAGCGTGTCTCGCCAGGTCAGCTCGCCGAGGAGGCCTGCCAGGTCGAGATCGACATCCTCGGCGAGCCCATCGGCAAGCAGGATCAGTACGCCGCGGCGTACGGTGGCATGAACCTGTTCCGGTTCCTCCCCGACGGCCGCGTCACCACCGAGCACGCACGGGTAAGCGAGAAGTGGCACCTGTTCGACAACCTGCTGATGTTCTGGACCGGCCACCAGCGGTCGGCGAGCACCGTGCTCACCGAGCAGCAGGAGGACACCGGGTCCAAGCTCGAGCGGCTGCGGGAGATGCGCGACCAGGCGGACGAGCTGTTCGAGATCGTGCGCCAGCCCGAGGTCGACCTCAAGGCCTTCGGCCGTGTCCTGCACGAGGGCTGGGTCCGCAAGCGCACGCTCGCCTCGGGCATCTCGACCGGCCCGATCGACACCTGGTACGAACGCGCGCTCGACGCCGGGGCGTACGGCGGCAAGCTCTGCGGTGCGGGCGGCGGCGGGTTCCTGCTGTTCGTGGTGCCGGTCGAGCGCCGCCAGGCCGTCCGGGAAGCGCTCGACGATCTGCTCCAGCTCGCGTTCCGGCCCGAGTCGCACGGCTCCGAGGTCGTCGTGCCGTTCCACGGCTGA
- a CDS encoding dTDP-4-dehydrorhamnose 3,5-epimerase family protein produces the protein MRFHELDLPGAYLIDLEPVRDERGFNARAWCADEFAAAGLATTVAQVNVIHNHRAGTVRGMHYQVPPHTEAKLFRVTRGGIHDAIVDLRTDSPTYLQSRTVELRADDHRMLYVPEGFGQGFQTLVDDTELTYQVTAPYRPDAGAGFRHDDPFFTIDWPLAVTTISERDASWPDFHPDEHRHDFARSST, from the coding sequence ATGCGGTTCCACGAGCTCGATCTGCCCGGCGCCTACCTCATCGATCTCGAGCCGGTGCGGGACGAGCGCGGCTTCAACGCCCGGGCCTGGTGCGCTGACGAGTTCGCCGCCGCCGGGCTGGCGACGACCGTCGCGCAGGTGAACGTCATCCACAACCACCGTGCGGGGACGGTGCGCGGGATGCACTACCAGGTGCCGCCCCACACCGAGGCCAAGCTCTTCCGGGTCACGCGTGGTGGCATCCACGACGCCATCGTCGACCTCCGCACCGACTCGCCGACGTACCTGCAGTCGCGGACGGTCGAGCTCCGCGCCGACGATCACCGGATGCTGTACGTGCCGGAGGGGTTCGGTCAGGGCTTCCAGACGCTCGTGGACGACACCGAGCTGACCTACCAGGTCACGGCCCCCTACCGCCCCGATGCCGGTGCGGGCTTCCGCCACGACGACCCCTTCTTCACCATCGACTGGCCGCTTGCGGTGACGACGATCTCGGAGCGGGACGCGTCGTGGCCCGACTTCCACCCCGACGAGCACCGCCACGACTTCGCGAGGAGCAGCACGTGA
- a CDS encoding Gfo/Idh/MocA family oxidoreductase, with the protein MILVDDALRRRQAAGEPIRVAMVGAGAMGRAIAYQVKHHVPGMEVVAIANRRVDRAMDAYRHAGHDRIEEVSDADALARAIDAGIPAVTDDATLLCAAPDVDAIWEVTGAVEFGCHVALDAIAHGKHLVTMNAEMQGTVGPALKRRGDEAGVVVTDSDGDQPGVMMNLYRFVQGLGVRPVLLGNLKGLHDPYRNPTTQEDFARRKGLTPHMAASFADGTKMSFEMALVANATGLRAGVTGLYGFDAAHVHNAAQLYPLEQLLDVGLVDYLVGAEPAPGVFCLGTVEAEFQARWLELYKLGDGPLYTFYAPYHLCHLEAPTTVARAVLFGDAAVTPHVGHVVDVVATAKRDLSPGDVLDGIGWYDTYGQCENADRVADERLLPMGVAEGCRMARAVAQDAILTYEDVELPEGRLVDELRAELAPVPRR; encoded by the coding sequence GTGATCCTGGTCGATGACGCCCTCCGCCGACGACAGGCCGCGGGCGAGCCCATCAGGGTGGCCATGGTTGGCGCCGGGGCGATGGGACGCGCGATCGCCTACCAGGTGAAGCACCACGTCCCGGGGATGGAGGTCGTGGCGATCGCCAACCGACGCGTCGACCGCGCCATGGACGCGTACCGGCACGCCGGTCACGACCGGATCGAGGAGGTCAGCGATGCCGATGCGCTCGCCAGGGCGATCGACGCCGGCATCCCCGCGGTCACCGACGACGCGACGCTGCTGTGCGCGGCGCCCGACGTCGACGCCATCTGGGAGGTGACCGGTGCGGTCGAGTTCGGGTGCCACGTCGCGCTCGACGCCATCGCGCACGGCAAGCACCTGGTGACGATGAACGCCGAGATGCAGGGCACCGTGGGTCCCGCGCTGAAACGCCGCGGCGACGAGGCCGGGGTGGTCGTCACGGACTCCGACGGCGACCAGCCGGGCGTGATGATGAACCTGTACCGCTTCGTCCAGGGGCTCGGGGTCCGCCCGGTGCTGCTGGGCAACCTCAAGGGCCTCCACGACCCCTACCGCAACCCCACGACCCAGGAGGACTTCGCCCGCCGCAAGGGGCTGACCCCCCACATGGCGGCCAGCTTCGCCGACGGCACCAAGATGAGCTTCGAGATGGCGCTCGTCGCGAACGCCACGGGGCTGCGTGCCGGTGTGACGGGCCTGTACGGCTTCGACGCGGCGCACGTGCACAACGCGGCGCAGCTCTACCCGTTGGAGCAGCTGCTCGACGTCGGACTCGTCGACTACCTCGTGGGCGCCGAGCCCGCGCCGGGCGTGTTCTGCCTGGGTACGGTGGAGGCCGAGTTCCAGGCGAGGTGGCTCGAGCTGTACAAGTTGGGCGACGGGCCGCTCTACACGTTCTACGCCCCCTACCACCTCTGCCACCTCGAGGCGCCCACGACCGTGGCGCGTGCCGTGCTGTTCGGTGACGCCGCGGTCACGCCCCACGTCGGGCACGTCGTCGACGTCGTGGCGACCGCGAAACGCGACCTGTCTCCCGGCGACGTGCTCGACGGGATCGGCTGGTACGACACCTACGGTCAGTGCGAGAACGCCGACCGTGTCGCCGACGAGCGACTGTTGCCGATGGGGGTGGCCGAGGGCTGCCGGATGGCCCGGGCGGTGGCCCAGGATGCGATCCTGACCTACGAGGACGTCGAGCTGCCCGAGGGTCGGCTCGTGGACGAGCTGAGGGCCGAGCTCGCGCCGGTACCTAGGCGCTGA
- a CDS encoding sugar transferase has product MKPVLDRVGAALLLLLALPVIATVALLVLVRLGRPILFRQSRIGHLGEPIEMLKFRTMHNSRRQRQRPFAGPDRRQRHKADDDPRHTPLGRFLRRFSLDELPQLWNVVRGDLSLVGPRPELASVVARYDDWQHRRHAVKPGITGLWQVTERDERGEMHLHVETDLRYIRSLSWRADLAILLLTIPAVLGRRPERTFGLHALAREGDEALPVDVVPEQLSA; this is encoded by the coding sequence GTGAAGCCGGTCCTCGATCGCGTGGGCGCGGCGTTGCTGCTGCTCCTGGCTCTGCCGGTGATCGCGACCGTCGCCCTGCTCGTCTTGGTCCGACTCGGGCGACCGATCCTGTTCCGTCAGTCGCGCATCGGCCACCTCGGCGAGCCCATCGAGATGCTGAAGTTCCGCACGATGCACAACAGCCGCCGTCAGCGTCAGCGGCCCTTCGCGGGTCCCGACCGTCGGCAGCGGCACAAGGCGGACGACGATCCGCGCCACACCCCCCTCGGTCGGTTCCTCCGCCGCTTCAGCCTCGACGAGCTCCCGCAGCTGTGGAACGTCGTCCGGGGCGACCTCAGCCTGGTGGGTCCACGCCCCGAGCTCGCCAGCGTCGTCGCGCGCTACGACGACTGGCAGCACCGCCGCCACGCCGTCAAGCCGGGCATCACGGGCCTGTGGCAGGTCACCGAGCGCGACGAGCGGGGCGAGATGCACCTGCACGTCGAGACCGACCTGCGCTACATCCGCTCGCTGTCGTGGCGTGCCGACCTGGCGATCCTGCTGCTGACGATCCCGGCCGTGCTCGGCCGGCGCCCCGAGCGTACGTTCGGCCTGCACGCGCTCGCACGTGAGGGGGACGAGGCGCTCCCGGTGGACGTGGTCCCCGAGCAGCTCAGCGCCTAG